One Helianthus annuus cultivar XRQ/B chromosome 12, HanXRQr2.0-SUNRISE, whole genome shotgun sequence genomic region harbors:
- the LOC110894130 gene encoding peroxisomal adenine nucleotide carrier 1 produces MFSIARLRMPHHHHHFPHLLLASIFQDITLKDQSSMGGFDMESLVDATAGAIGSLASTTILYPLDTCKTKYQAELRTPNLRKYRNLSDVLWEAISKRQILSLFQGLGTKNLQSFVSSFIYFYGYSFFRRTYIERSGYKSIGTKANLLIAAAAGACTVAITQPLDTAASRMQTSDFGKSKGLWKTLSEETWGEAFDGLGISILLTINPAIQYTAFDQLKQRLLAGQIGNPQSLSALNAFLLGAVSKCAATCLTYPAIRCKVMIQAAESDEDINEDPEVRSRKTVSGALHAIWNKEGFLGFFKGLRAQILKTVLSSALLLMIKEKITKSTWVLFLGIRRFLFLSRSRIKSS; encoded by the exons ATGTTCTCAATCGCAAGGTTACGTAtgcctcatcatcatcatcactttccACACCTCCTACTTGCATCCATTTTCCAAGATATAACTCTTAAAGATCAATCATCAATGGGTGGTTTTGATATGGAATCGTTAGTAGATGCAACAGCAGGCGCTATTGGATCCCTCGCTAGCACCACCATCTTATACCCTTTAGATACCTGCAAAACTAAGTATCAAGCTGAATTACGTACCCCCAATCTCAGAAAATACAG GAACCTATCTGACGTTCTATGGGAAGCGATTTCGAAACGTCAGATTCTTTCGTTGTTTCAAGGGTTAGGAACAAAGAACCTGCAATCATTTGTTTCATCATTCATATACTTTTATGGGTATAGCTTCTTTAGGAGGACGTATATCGAGAGGTCTGGATACAAGTCTATTGGTACCAAGGCTAACTTGCTTATTGCTGCTGCTGCGGGCGCTTGTACCGTTGCCATAACCCAG CCGTTGGATACAGCTGCATCAAGGATGCAAACAAGTGACTTTGGCAAGTCCAAAGGGCTATGGAAAACCCTTTCAGAGGAAACGTGGGGAGAAGCGTTTGATGGTCTCGGCATTTCAATTTTGCTCACAATAAATCCAGCAATTCAG tacACTGCATTTGATCAATTGAAACAAAGACTATTGGCGGGACAGATTGGTAACCCGCAGTCACTTTCTGCCCTGAATGCTTTTCTGTTAGGGGCAGTGTCAAAATGTGCTGCTACCTGCTTGACATACCCAGCTATCAG ATGCAAGGTAATGATTCAGGCTGCAGAATCAGATGAAGATATCAACGAGGACCCAGAAGTAAGATCAAGAAAAACAGTATCCGGGGCACTCCATGCTATATGGAACAAGGAAGGGTTCCTAGGATTCTTCAAAGGTTTACGCGCCCAAATCCTAAAAACCGTGCTAAGTTCAGCGTTGCTGTTGATGATCAAGGAAAAGATCACAAAGAGTACGTGGGTACTGTTTCTGGGAATAAGGAGATTCTTGTTTTTAAGCAGAAGCAGGATAAAAAGCTCTTGA